A genome region from Variovorax paradoxus includes the following:
- a CDS encoding YcjF family protein — MTPSETKSIVTLSLLAAFVDGEKHERERAEIKRIAEGLSQADGLNLPTLYQDVLMKRVSLASVAGELKSAEARQLAYEMAVCVCDADGTQSEAERMFLADVRTSLGLDASAAGFSQQAEEIAAVPMAAAAGTAVAAGAASGVATNAPDAAELDKSILNAAILNGALELLPETLSTMAIIPLQMKLVYRIGQAHGYQLDSGHIKDFLATVGVGLTSQYLEQAGRKLLGGLLGKVGGGLLRGLGNQAVSSGMSFASTYALGHVAKRYYAGGRTLSTQMLKDAFAGVVKEGQGLQAQYLPAIQEKARTLDAGKVLSLVRGA; from the coding sequence ATGACACCTTCAGAAACAAAGTCGATAGTTACCCTGTCCCTGCTGGCTGCCTTTGTCGATGGCGAGAAGCACGAGCGCGAGCGGGCGGAGATCAAGCGCATCGCGGAAGGCCTGTCGCAGGCCGACGGGCTGAACCTGCCGACGCTCTACCAGGACGTGCTGATGAAGCGGGTTTCGCTGGCGTCGGTGGCCGGCGAGCTCAAGAGTGCCGAGGCGCGGCAGCTGGCTTATGAGATGGCGGTGTGCGTCTGCGACGCGGACGGCACCCAGTCCGAGGCGGAGCGGATGTTCCTGGCGGACGTGCGCACCTCGCTCGGGCTGGACGCATCGGCGGCCGGCTTTTCGCAGCAGGCCGAGGAAATTGCCGCGGTGCCGATGGCCGCAGCGGCCGGAACCGCCGTGGCGGCGGGCGCTGCGTCAGGCGTGGCGACGAATGCGCCCGATGCCGCCGAGTTGGACAAATCGATCCTCAACGCCGCCATCCTCAACGGCGCGCTCGAGCTGCTGCCCGAGACGCTGTCGACCATGGCGATCATTCCGTTGCAGATGAAACTGGTCTATCGCATCGGGCAGGCCCATGGGTACCAGCTCGACAGCGGCCACATCAAGGACTTCCTGGCGACGGTGGGCGTGGGCCTGACTTCGCAGTATCTGGAGCAGGCCGGGCGCAAGCTGCTGGGCGGGCTGCTCGGCAAGGTCGGCGGCGGCCTGTTGCGCGGGCTGGGCAACCAGGCCGTGAGCTCGGGGATGAGCTTTGCGTCGACCTACGCGCTGGGCCACGTCGCCAAGCGCTACTACGCCGGCGGCCGGACGCTCTCCACGCAGATGCTGAAGGACGCGTTTGCCGGCGTGGTCAAGGAAGGGCAGGGCCTGCAGGCGCAGTACCTGCCGGCCATCCAGGAAAAGGCCCGCACGCTGGATGCGGGCAAGGTACTTTCGCTGGTAAGAGGCGCCTGA
- the cueR gene encoding Cu(I)-responsive transcriptional regulator: MTVNAAQSAPVAIGEAAQRSGVSARMVRHYEGLGLLPAVARTESGYRQYGEADVHTLRFIKRSRDLGFSMDEIAELVGLWHNRRRASSSVKRIAQKHLGELEQRIADMQSMRNTLAHLVHCCHGDARPDCPILDDLSKV, encoded by the coding sequence GTGACCGTGAACGCCGCGCAGTCCGCCCCGGTCGCCATCGGCGAAGCGGCACAGCGCTCCGGCGTGTCTGCCCGCATGGTCCGGCACTACGAGGGGCTGGGCCTGCTGCCGGCTGTGGCGCGCACCGAGAGCGGCTACCGCCAGTACGGCGAGGCCGACGTGCACACGCTGCGCTTCATCAAGCGCTCACGCGACCTCGGCTTCTCGATGGACGAAATCGCCGAGTTGGTGGGCCTCTGGCACAACCGCCGGCGCGCAAGTTCGAGCGTCAAGCGGATTGCACAGAAGCATCTCGGCGAACTGGAGCAGCGCATCGCGGACATGCAGTCGATGCGCAACACGCTCGCGCACCTCGTGCATTGCTGTCACGGCGATGCGCGGCCCGATTGCCCGATCCTCGACGATCTGAGCAAGGTTTAG
- a CDS encoding heavy-metal-associated domain-containing protein, translating to MSQKFQVTGMSCGHCVSAVQNAVQTVDPEAQVTVDLETGHVDVLSAQPRKDIVAAIENAGYAVQ from the coding sequence ATGAGCCAGAAATTCCAGGTGACGGGCATGAGCTGCGGCCACTGCGTGAGCGCGGTGCAGAATGCAGTGCAGACGGTGGACCCCGAAGCACAGGTCACGGTCGATCTCGAGACCGGCCATGTCGACGTGCTGAGCGCGCAGCCGCGCAAGGACATCGTGGCGGCGATCGAGAACGCCGGCTACGCGGTCCAGTGA
- a CDS encoding heavy metal translocating P-type ATPase yields MDNLQQTPTAPGRLAALDLSVGGMTCASCVMRVERALKNVPGVQDVSVNLATESARVVPAAGAAGEGLDALDVRLRRAVRSAGYEPRAASTPADDAAALSPWHGFGPVAVGLALSIPLLAPMLGDPFGQDWMLPPWVQLVLALPVQFWLGARFYRAGWHAAKARTGNMDLLVALGTSAAFGLSLWLWWRAATGEHAGHGAVPHLYFEASSVVITLVLLGKWLEARAKRQATSAIRALQQLRPEIAHLVGLRGKESDVPLAEVMVGDRLAVRPGERVPADAVVLEGQSEVDESMLTGEPLPVAKEPGDALTGGAVNGDGRMVVEVRAVGAESVLARIVRLVEDAQAAKAPIQRLVDKVAAVFVPVVLVIALVTLAGWLAAGAGIETALIHAVAVLVIACPCALGLATPVAVMAGTGVAARHGILIKDARALEIAHRVDTVAFDKTGTLTVGRPVLTALVPVAGASADEDELLATAASLQSGSEHPLARAVLSAAAQRNLQVPALGVMQAWPGRGVRGDVAGTHWAIASLRWCRELDASPDGDEVDRLQSQGATVSALLRFDDAGAAHVQALLAFADEPKPQAAEAVRALRARGLRVVMISGDNLRAAQAMAARLGIDAGDVRADVLPADKAAQVGALRKNGYIVAMVGDGANDAPALAAADVGIAMAPSGGGTDVAMEAAGITLMRGDLALVAQAFDLSARTVAKIRQNLFWAFAYNVAGIPLAAFGLLSPVVAGAAMALSSVSVMANALLLRRWKP; encoded by the coding sequence ATGGACAACTTGCAGCAGACTCCCACCGCGCCCGGCAGGCTCGCCGCGCTCGACCTCTCCGTCGGCGGCATGACCTGCGCCTCGTGCGTCATGCGCGTCGAACGTGCCTTGAAGAACGTGCCCGGCGTGCAGGACGTGAGCGTGAACCTGGCGACGGAGTCCGCCCGTGTGGTGCCCGCCGCCGGTGCCGCCGGCGAAGGTCTCGACGCGCTCGACGTGCGCCTGCGTCGCGCAGTCCGGTCGGCCGGCTATGAGCCGCGCGCCGCGAGCACGCCTGCCGACGATGCCGCAGCGCTGTCGCCGTGGCATGGCTTCGGTCCCGTGGCCGTCGGCCTGGCACTGTCGATCCCGCTGCTGGCGCCGATGCTCGGCGACCCGTTCGGACAGGACTGGATGCTGCCGCCCTGGGTGCAACTGGTGCTGGCCCTGCCGGTGCAGTTCTGGCTCGGCGCGCGCTTCTACCGCGCCGGCTGGCATGCGGCGAAGGCCCGCACTGGCAACATGGATCTGCTGGTGGCGCTCGGCACCAGCGCGGCCTTCGGGTTGTCGCTGTGGCTGTGGTGGCGCGCCGCCACCGGCGAGCATGCGGGGCATGGCGCCGTGCCGCACCTCTACTTCGAAGCCTCGTCGGTGGTGATCACGCTGGTGCTGCTCGGCAAGTGGCTCGAGGCGCGCGCCAAGCGCCAGGCCACGTCGGCCATCCGCGCCCTGCAGCAGCTTCGTCCGGAGATCGCGCACCTCGTGGGCTTGCGCGGCAAGGAAAGCGACGTGCCGCTGGCCGAGGTGATGGTGGGCGACCGCCTCGCGGTGCGCCCCGGCGAGCGCGTGCCGGCGGATGCCGTGGTGCTCGAGGGCCAGTCGGAGGTCGACGAATCGATGCTCACCGGCGAGCCGCTGCCCGTGGCGAAGGAGCCCGGCGATGCGCTGACCGGCGGTGCGGTGAACGGCGACGGCCGCATGGTCGTGGAGGTGCGCGCGGTCGGCGCCGAGAGCGTGCTGGCGCGCATCGTCCGGCTGGTCGAGGACGCCCAGGCCGCGAAGGCGCCGATCCAGCGGCTGGTCGACAAGGTGGCGGCGGTGTTCGTGCCTGTGGTGCTGGTGATCGCGCTGGTCACGCTGGCAGGCTGGCTGGCCGCAGGGGCCGGCATCGAGACCGCGTTGATCCATGCGGTGGCGGTGCTCGTCATCGCCTGCCCCTGCGCACTGGGCCTGGCCACGCCGGTCGCGGTGATGGCGGGCACGGGCGTGGCGGCGCGCCACGGCATCCTGATCAAGGACGCGCGCGCACTGGAGATCGCGCACCGCGTGGACACGGTCGCGTTCGACAAGACCGGCACCCTTACCGTCGGCCGCCCGGTGCTCACGGCGCTGGTGCCGGTGGCCGGTGCTTCGGCCGACGAAGACGAACTGCTGGCCACCGCCGCCAGCCTGCAAAGCGGCAGCGAACATCCGCTTGCCAGGGCGGTGCTGTCGGCCGCGGCGCAGCGCAACCTGCAGGTGCCCGCGCTGGGCGTGATGCAGGCATGGCCGGGGCGCGGCGTGCGAGGCGACGTTGCCGGCACGCACTGGGCGATTGCCAGCCTGCGCTGGTGCCGCGAGCTCGACGCATCGCCCGATGGCGACGAAGTCGATCGCCTGCAGTCGCAGGGCGCGACGGTGTCGGCGCTGCTGCGCTTCGACGACGCAGGTGCCGCGCATGTGCAGGCGTTGCTGGCCTTCGCCGACGAGCCCAAGCCGCAGGCCGCCGAAGCGGTGCGCGCATTGCGCGCGCGCGGGCTGCGCGTGGTGATGATCTCGGGCGACAACCTGCGCGCTGCGCAGGCGATGGCGGCGCGCCTGGGCATCGATGCCGGCGACGTGCGGGCCGACGTGCTGCCGGCCGACAAGGCGGCGCAGGTCGGCGCATTGCGGAAGAACGGGTACATCGTCGCGATGGTCGGCGACGGCGCCAACGACGCGCCGGCGCTGGCCGCGGCCGATGTGGGCATCGCGATGGCGCCTTCGGGCGGCGGCACCGACGTGGCGATGGAAGCGGCAGGCATCACGCTGATGCGCGGCGACCTGGCACTGGTGGCGCAGGCCTTCGACCTGTCGGCGCGCACTGTGGCGAAGATCCGGCAGAACCTGTTCTGGGCCTTTGCCTACAACGTGGCCGGCATTCCGCTCGCCGCCTTCGGCCTGTTGAGTCCGGTGGTGGCCGGTGCGGCGATGGCCTTGTCGAGCGTGAGCGTGATGGCCAACGCGCTGCTGCTGCGGCGCTGGAAGCCCTGA
- a CDS encoding GNAT family N-acetyltransferase — MRCSTQSFACAGPGARNPCCWRSAQCCSPEPRYALRFARSEALTMRRLATPEDLVSVHALYMHEKVVPFLGYDPMPLEEFRPIYRDLVDSGCFHIYEHDGRLAGFYRATRYPGRVQHVACLGTLAVDPAFHGQGIALAMVTEAIDALKAAGVKRIELFAESDNAPALRFYEKLGFEREGTLRKFYKRAGDADYIDDHLMALLLD, encoded by the coding sequence GTGCGGTGCTCGACGCAAAGCTTCGCCTGCGCTGGGCCTGGTGCGCGCAACCCGTGCTGCTGGCGCTCTGCGCAGTGTTGCTCGCCTGAGCCTCGCTATGCTCTGCGCTTCGCACGTTCCGAAGCCCTCACCATGCGCAGACTCGCCACACCGGAAGATCTCGTCAGCGTCCACGCCCTCTACATGCACGAGAAGGTCGTTCCCTTCCTGGGCTACGACCCGATGCCGCTCGAGGAATTCCGCCCCATCTACCGCGACCTGGTCGACAGCGGCTGCTTCCACATCTACGAGCACGACGGCCGGCTCGCGGGGTTCTATCGCGCCACGCGCTATCCGGGCCGCGTCCAGCACGTGGCCTGCCTCGGCACGCTGGCGGTCGATCCGGCGTTCCATGGCCAGGGCATCGCGCTGGCCATGGTGACCGAAGCCATCGACGCACTGAAGGCGGCCGGCGTGAAGCGCATCGAGCTCTTCGCCGAAAGCGACAACGCACCCGCGCTGCGCTTCTACGAGAAGCTGGGCTTCGAGCGCGAAGGCACGCTGCGCAAGTTCTACAAGCGCGCCGGCGACGCCGACTACATCGACGACCACCTGATGGCACTGCTGCTCGACTGA
- a CDS encoding sterol desaturase family protein: MHRLVVLVVPVFALLMACEFAWGWLRRRNTYRFSDTLGSLSQGLLSQALAVCTQLFQIGLYAMVYPLVAIWTRPDFWDSAIGWVLAVLLFDFFDYWLHRAGHESAVFWAAHAVHHQSQQFNFSTALRQESTVAFLGWAFYLPMAVVGVPPEQFGLAGLIVLVYQFWIHTEHIGKLGWFDRVFSSPSNHRVHHAVNDGYLDRNYGGMLVVWDRMFGTFAEEREPCVYGTRKAMAGFDPLRAIVGPYLPLLRDAWHTKHWRDKVAVWFKPPGWRPEDVAARFPDAPFSLEEAMQIHAPALTRAQVASASVHFACWVGVTLAFLWRADDLAFHTGLGLLALAAGGFWSIGAVLDAKLRLRWAWCAQPVLLALCAVLLA; the protein is encoded by the coding sequence GTGCATCGGCTGGTCGTTCTCGTCGTGCCCGTGTTCGCGCTGCTCATGGCGTGCGAGTTCGCCTGGGGCTGGCTCAGGCGGCGCAACACCTACCGCTTCAGCGACACGCTCGGCAGCCTGAGCCAGGGCCTCCTGAGCCAGGCGCTCGCTGTGTGCACGCAGCTGTTCCAGATCGGCCTCTATGCGATGGTCTACCCGCTGGTCGCGATCTGGACCCGCCCCGATTTCTGGGACAGCGCCATCGGCTGGGTGCTGGCTGTGCTGCTGTTCGATTTCTTCGACTACTGGCTGCACCGCGCGGGCCACGAGTCGGCCGTGTTCTGGGCCGCGCACGCGGTGCATCACCAGAGCCAGCAGTTCAACTTCTCCACCGCGCTGAGGCAGGAAAGCACGGTGGCCTTCCTGGGCTGGGCCTTCTACCTGCCGATGGCCGTGGTGGGCGTGCCGCCCGAGCAGTTCGGCCTGGCGGGGCTGATCGTGCTGGTCTACCAGTTCTGGATCCACACCGAGCACATCGGCAAGCTCGGCTGGTTCGACCGCGTGTTCTCCTCGCCCTCCAACCATCGCGTGCACCACGCGGTGAACGACGGCTATCTCGACCGCAACTACGGCGGCATGCTCGTGGTGTGGGACCGCATGTTCGGCACCTTCGCCGAAGAAAGGGAGCCGTGCGTCTATGGCACGCGCAAGGCGATGGCCGGCTTCGATCCGCTGCGCGCGATCGTCGGTCCGTACCTGCCGCTGCTGCGCGACGCATGGCACACGAAGCACTGGCGCGACAAGGTCGCGGTGTGGTTCAAGCCGCCGGGCTGGCGGCCCGAGGATGTGGCGGCGCGCTTTCCCGATGCGCCGTTCTCGCTCGAGGAAGCCATGCAGATCCACGCGCCGGCGCTGACGCGCGCGCAGGTGGCATCGGCTTCGGTTCACTTCGCGTGCTGGGTCGGCGTGACGCTGGCTTTCCTGTGGCGCGCCGACGATCTCGCATTCCACACAGGACTGGGCCTGCTGGCGCTGGCGGCCGGCGGCTTCTGGTCGATCGGTGCGGTGCTCGACGCAAAGCTTCGCCTGCGCTGGGCCTGGTGCGCGCAACCCGTGCTGCTGGCGCTCTGCGCAGTGTTGCTCGCCTGA
- a CDS encoding beta-ketoacyl-[acyl-carrier-protein] synthase family protein, whose protein sequence is MSSGAAHAVLAASAARAAAAPVRVSGIGFVTPIGRTVEAFDDALFAGRSAVRVQALEIKGMDTVQLAVAACEFDSNGVRSTSRLPLDRGTAMSLAAAQDAASDAGLELDGIDRDRLGIFWGSGLAGAGTFDNTTSVLYGEQRRMRPTTVLTVMPNAAVAELALHFGARGSAIAYACACASSAVAIGEAMRAIRGGWIDVAIVGGHDAMLTPGVLASWNAMRVMAPPPADAPSAACRPFSGDRAGFAIGEGAAALVLESQAHAEARGAQPAPFVLAGYATNCDGTHITNPDTAGQVRAMRAALRDAGIEASDIGHINAHGTATSAGDAAEAASIREVFGNAVPVSATKAIHGHVLGGGGAIELIATLRALARETLPPIANLQTPDAAFDLDFVRGEAREARGIRYALSNSFAFGGTNAVIVAGAAVQD, encoded by the coding sequence ATGAGCAGCGGTGCCGCCCACGCCGTCCTCGCCGCCTCGGCCGCGCGCGCTGCTGCAGCACCGGTGCGCGTGAGCGGCATCGGCTTCGTCACGCCCATCGGCCGCACCGTCGAGGCCTTCGACGATGCGCTGTTCGCAGGCCGCTCGGCTGTGCGCGTGCAGGCGCTCGAGATCAAGGGCATGGACACGGTGCAGCTCGCCGTCGCCGCCTGCGAATTCGATTCGAACGGCGTGCGCAGCACCTCGCGCCTGCCGCTGGACCGCGGCACGGCCATGTCGCTGGCCGCCGCGCAGGACGCGGCCTCCGACGCCGGTCTCGAGCTCGACGGCATCGACCGCGACCGGCTCGGCATCTTCTGGGGCAGCGGCCTCGCGGGCGCGGGCACTTTCGACAACACCACGAGCGTGCTCTACGGCGAGCAGCGCCGCATGCGCCCGACCACGGTGCTCACCGTGATGCCCAATGCCGCGGTGGCGGAACTGGCCCTGCACTTCGGCGCGCGCGGATCGGCCATAGCGTACGCATGCGCCTGCGCGTCCTCGGCCGTGGCCATCGGCGAGGCGATGCGCGCCATCCGCGGCGGCTGGATCGACGTGGCCATCGTGGGCGGCCATGACGCCATGCTCACGCCCGGCGTGCTCGCCAGCTGGAACGCGATGCGCGTGATGGCGCCGCCGCCTGCCGACGCGCCTTCTGCAGCTTGCCGTCCGTTCTCGGGCGACCGCGCGGGCTTTGCCATCGGCGAAGGCGCGGCCGCGCTGGTGCTCGAATCGCAGGCGCATGCCGAGGCACGCGGCGCGCAGCCCGCGCCCTTCGTGCTCGCGGGCTACGCGACCAACTGCGACGGCACGCACATCACCAACCCCGACACCGCGGGCCAGGTGCGTGCGATGCGCGCCGCCCTGCGCGACGCCGGCATCGAAGCCTCGGACATCGGCCACATCAACGCGCACGGCACCGCCACCTCGGCAGGCGACGCCGCAGAAGCCGCATCGATCCGCGAGGTGTTCGGCAACGCCGTGCCGGTCAGCGCCACCAAGGCCATCCATGGCCATGTGCTCGGCGGGGGCGGCGCGATCGAACTCATCGCCACGCTGCGCGCGCTGGCACGCGAAACGTTGCCACCCATCGCGAACCTGCAGACGCCCGATGCCGCCTTCGACCTCGACTTCGTCCGGGGCGAGGCGCGCGAGGCCAGGGGCATCCGCTATGCGCTGTCCAATTCGTTCGCGTTCGGCGGCACCAACGCGGTGATCGTGGCCGGTGCCGCGGTGCAGGACTGA